The Anabrus simplex isolate iqAnaSimp1 chromosome 1, ASM4041472v1, whole genome shotgun sequence genome window below encodes:
- the Ref1 gene encoding THO complex subunit 4 has product MVNKIDMSLDDIIKSNKQSRGGVNRRGGIGGRRGSGLSRRGVRGGSNRGSIGGIRNRNRGISRSTPYSRGDFNSKWQHDMFDGAGSKKTSFGMGGSSVIGGPTKLLVSNLDFGVSDSDIQELFAEFGPLKSASVHYDRSGRSLGSADVIFERKADAIKAMKQYHGVPLDGRAMNIQMATSEIGALRTGGGFSQGRSARSWGRGGDRGSRRGGRGMRRGGRGGRGGYRGGQSNRSVPSIEELDAELDAYAEQVK; this is encoded by the coding sequence ATGGTGAACAAAATTGATATGAGTCTTGACGATATTATAAAGTCCAATAAACAATCACGAGGTGGTGTGAATCGTCGTGGTGGTATAGGGGGAAGAAGAGGATCTGGTTTATCGCGGCGAGGTGTTCGTGGAGGAAGTAACAGAGGCAGTATTGGAGGAATAAGAAATCGGAATCGAGGAATTAGTAGAAGTACCCCGTACTCACGGGGAGATTTTAATAGTAAGTGGCAGCATGATATGTTTGACGGTGCAGGAAGTAAGAAAACAAGTTTTGGTATGGGAGGAAGTTCGGTTATTGGTGGTCCCACAAAGTTATTAGTTTCAAATCTGGACTTTGGTGTGTCTGATTCTGATATACAAGAGCTCTTTGCTGAATTTGGGCCCTTGAAGTCGGCTTCAGTGCATTATGATCGATCTGGCAGATCACTTGGTTCAGCTgatgttatctttgaaaggaaagcAGATGCTATTAAGGCCATGAAGCAATACCATGGAGTACCTTTGGATGGTAGAGCCATGAATATTCAAATGGCAACTTCTGAAATTGGAGCTTTGAGAACTGGTGGTGGATTTTCGCAAGGAAGGTCAGCACGAAGTTGGGGTCGAGGAGGGGACAGAGGTTCAAGACGTGGAGGTCGAGGAATGCGGCGTGGTGGTCGAGGTGGTCGGGGTGGATATCGAGGTGGTCAGAGCAACAGATCTGTTCCCTCAATTGAGGAGCTAGACGCTGAACTGGATGCCTATGCCGAACaagtgaaataa